In Alistipes ihumii AP11, a genomic segment contains:
- a CDS encoding glycoside hydrolase family 78 protein, whose amino-acid sequence MKKTTLFSLLVPAALLVGCHERSAVNGLTVEMLDCPLGVAAEHPRLSWRIESALPATVQTGYRILVSTDPGDLETGENLIWDSGDVPSDRSVLVPYEGPELESRRDYYWKVRVATNHGDTLWSEPSRWSMALLDDSDWQARWIGYDSCLNRTDTLGVFSRLAARYLRKEFDAGRDIAQARLYISGLGLYECYLNGCRVGEDVLAPTATDYTKTVCYNVYDVTDLLDEGVNTIGVILGNGRFFSMRTVTYTIPFTQVTIPGVRNYGYPKLLAQLEITDSEGNRTVVASDESWKLTTDGPIVANNEYDGETYDARLEMPGWSRNGYDDSSWRDARSVAAPEGRLTAQANPNIRVMDTVEPVSIAALNDSTWIVDMGQNMVGWLAVELEGRKDRPVRLRFAETLQDDGNLYVDNLRGAKATDLYTPAEDGTFSWTPRFTYHGFRYVEIAGAAAKPDLEKLKGEVVYDAMPTTGRFETSDSTINQVYRNAYWGLRGNYRSMPTDCPQRDERMGWLGDRAMECIGESFMFRQALLYEKWARDIRDSQLPDGMIPDLSPTYWPFYSENVTYPAAYLCVVDMLYNQYGDEEAVREHYPAMKKWIDYANERLVENDIVVKDVYGDWCMPPESPEMIHSQDPARVTDGRLVGTSFFYRLLNMMARFAAVAGHEEDIPAYLEQAARVKDAYNRMFLNPETGQYANNTVSAGLLSLVQGLVPDTLKQKVFDELVRRTEVDFDSHVSTGMIGMQFMMRGLSRYGRPDLALTLATNRTYPSWGYMIDRGATTIWELWNGDTADPAMNSGNHLMQLGDLIAWDWENLAGIQADPAAPGFKHILMKPDFPQGLEWVDASYESMYGMIGSHWKRTGGGLSWSVEIPANTTATLRVPASDVSQVEADGKPLAENPALTDVRASDGFVTFEAGSGSYRFLVGK is encoded by the coding sequence ATGAAAAAAACTACTTTGTTTTCGCTGCTCGTGCCGGCTGCGCTGCTGGTCGGATGTCACGAGCGTTCTGCCGTGAACGGCCTGACCGTCGAGATGCTCGACTGCCCGCTGGGCGTCGCGGCCGAGCATCCCCGCCTGTCGTGGCGGATCGAATCCGCCCTGCCGGCTACGGTGCAGACCGGCTACCGGATCCTTGTCTCGACCGATCCCGGGGATCTGGAAACCGGAGAGAACCTGATCTGGGATTCGGGCGACGTTCCGTCCGACCGCTCCGTGCTGGTGCCCTACGAAGGGCCCGAGCTCGAATCCCGACGCGACTATTACTGGAAAGTGCGCGTGGCGACCAATCACGGCGACACGTTGTGGAGCGAGCCGTCCCGCTGGTCGATGGCGCTGCTCGACGACTCGGACTGGCAGGCCCGGTGGATCGGGTACGACAGCTGCCTGAACCGGACCGACACGCTCGGCGTATTTTCTCGCCTGGCCGCGCGCTATCTGCGCAAGGAGTTCGATGCGGGGCGCGATATCGCGCAGGCGCGGCTCTACATCAGCGGGCTTGGCCTCTACGAATGCTATCTGAACGGTTGCCGCGTAGGCGAGGACGTGTTGGCGCCGACGGCTACCGACTATACGAAAACCGTTTGTTACAATGTGTATGACGTGACCGACCTGCTCGACGAAGGAGTCAATACGATCGGCGTGATTCTGGGCAACGGCCGCTTTTTCTCGATGCGTACGGTCACTTATACGATTCCGTTCACGCAGGTCACGATTCCCGGAGTCCGCAACTACGGCTATCCGAAGCTGCTGGCCCAGCTCGAAATTACGGACAGCGAGGGTAACCGGACGGTCGTCGCGAGCGACGAAAGCTGGAAGCTCACGACCGACGGCCCGATCGTCGCCAACAACGAGTACGACGGCGAGACGTACGACGCCCGTCTCGAAATGCCGGGCTGGAGCCGCAACGGCTACGACGACTCGTCGTGGCGCGATGCCCGAAGCGTCGCGGCTCCCGAAGGCCGGCTGACTGCTCAGGCGAATCCGAATATCCGGGTTATGGATACGGTCGAGCCGGTTTCGATCGCCGCGCTGAACGACTCGACATGGATCGTCGACATGGGACAGAACATGGTCGGCTGGCTCGCCGTCGAGCTCGAGGGGAGGAAGGACCGACCCGTGCGGCTGCGCTTCGCCGAGACGCTGCAGGACGACGGGAACCTCTATGTCGACAACCTGCGCGGGGCGAAGGCGACCGATCTGTACACGCCCGCCGAGGACGGAACTTTCTCGTGGACGCCGCGTTTCACCTATCACGGTTTCCGTTACGTCGAGATCGCCGGAGCCGCCGCGAAGCCCGACTTGGAGAAGCTGAAAGGAGAAGTCGTCTACGACGCGATGCCCACGACGGGACGTTTCGAGACGTCCGACTCGACGATCAATCAGGTGTACCGGAACGCCTACTGGGGCCTGAGAGGCAACTACCGCAGCATGCCGACCGACTGTCCGCAGCGCGACGAGCGCATGGGCTGGCTCGGCGACCGCGCGATGGAGTGCATCGGCGAGAGCTTCATGTTCCGTCAGGCGCTGCTTTACGAGAAATGGGCTCGCGACATTCGCGACTCGCAGCTTCCCGACGGAATGATTCCCGACCTGTCGCCGACTTACTGGCCGTTCTACAGCGAGAACGTTACGTATCCGGCGGCCTACCTGTGCGTCGTCGATATGCTGTACAACCAGTACGGCGACGAAGAGGCGGTCCGCGAGCACTATCCGGCGATGAAGAAGTGGATCGACTATGCCAACGAGCGTCTGGTCGAGAACGACATCGTCGTCAAGGACGTTTACGGCGACTGGTGCATGCCGCCCGAGAGTCCCGAAATGATCCACTCGCAGGACCCTGCCCGCGTGACGGACGGACGGCTCGTCGGGACGAGCTTTTTCTATCGTTTGCTGAACATGATGGCGCGCTTCGCCGCGGTGGCCGGCCATGAGGAGGACATTCCGGCCTATCTGGAGCAGGCTGCGAGGGTTAAGGATGCCTATAATAGAATGTTCCTGAATCCCGAGACGGGACAGTACGCCAACAATACCGTATCGGCCGGCCTGCTCTCGCTCGTGCAGGGACTGGTGCCCGACACGCTGAAGCAGAAAGTGTTCGACGAACTGGTCCGCCGGACCGAGGTCGATTTCGACAGCCACGTCAGCACGGGCATGATCGGCATGCAGTTCATGATGCGGGGCCTGAGCCGCTACGGACGGCCCGATCTGGCGCTGACGCTCGCGACGAACCGTACCTATCCGAGCTGGGGTTATATGATCGACCGCGGCGCGACGACGATCTGGGAGCTATGGAACGGCGATACGGCCGATCCGGCGATGAACTCGGGCAATCACCTGATGCAGTTGGGCGACCTGATCGCATGGGACTGGGAAAACCTGGCCGGTATCCAGGCCGACCCGGCGGCTCCGGGCTTCAAACACATTCTGATGAAGCCCGACTTCCCGCAGGGGCTCGAGTGGGTCGATGCGTCCTATGAGTCGATGTACGGCATGATCGGCAGCCATTGGAAACGGACCGGCGGCGGTCTGTCGTGGTCGGTCGAGATACCGGCCAATACGACGGCCACGCTCCGCGTTCCGGCATCCGACGTTTCGCAAGTCGAAGCCGACGGCAAACCCCTTGCCGAGAATCCGGCCCTGACCGACGTCCGCGCGTCGGACGGCTTCGTGACTTTCGAGGCCGGATCGGGTTCGTACCGCTTCCTCGTCGGAAAATAG
- the gltA gene encoding NADPH-dependent glutamate synthase → MANKIPRVPVREQDPKVRVTNFEEVCYGYDLDEARLEASRCLGCKKPRCVEHCPVSLQIPQFIAQLRDGNLAEAARIIAQDSSLPSVCGRVCPQETQCEGSCILGVKGESVAIGKLERFVGDWSIEHGAEATAPAPSNGRKVAVVGSGPAGLACAADLAKMGYEVKIFEALHKAGGVLQYGIPEFRLPKDKVVAREIENVLRLGVRIETDVIVGHTVTVDSLLDEEGYSAVFIGSGAGLPRFMGIPGENLNGVVSANEFLTRANLMKAYDDTYDTPIYVGRRVVVVGGGNVAMDAVRTAARLGAEAHIVYRRSEAELPARAEEVHHAKQEGIEFRMLTNPVEVLGDEKGWVRGLRCVRMELGEPDASGRRSPVAVEGSEFEIGCDVVIMALGTSPNPLIASTTRGLETNRRGCLVADEEHGQTSREGIFAGGDAVTGAATVILAMGAGRRAARAIDEYVRAKSGMN, encoded by the coding sequence ATGGCAAACAAGATACCCCGCGTTCCCGTCAGGGAACAGGACCCGAAGGTAAGGGTCACCAATTTCGAGGAGGTCTGCTACGGGTACGACCTCGACGAGGCCCGGCTCGAGGCGAGCCGTTGTCTGGGCTGCAAGAAGCCGCGCTGCGTCGAGCATTGTCCCGTGTCGCTGCAGATTCCTCAGTTCATCGCGCAGTTGCGCGACGGAAACCTCGCCGAAGCAGCCCGGATCATCGCGCAGGACAGTTCGCTGCCGTCGGTCTGCGGACGGGTCTGCCCGCAGGAGACCCAATGCGAGGGATCGTGCATTCTCGGCGTCAAGGGCGAGAGCGTCGCGATCGGCAAGCTCGAGCGCTTCGTGGGCGACTGGAGCATCGAGCATGGCGCGGAAGCGACCGCCCCGGCCCCGTCCAACGGGCGCAAGGTAGCCGTTGTCGGCAGCGGTCCGGCCGGTCTGGCCTGCGCGGCCGATCTGGCCAAAATGGGTTACGAGGTGAAGATTTTCGAGGCGCTGCATAAGGCCGGCGGCGTGCTTCAGTACGGTATTCCGGAGTTCCGCCTTCCGAAGGACAAGGTCGTCGCCCGGGAGATCGAGAACGTGCTGAGGCTCGGCGTGCGGATCGAGACCGACGTGATCGTCGGCCATACCGTGACGGTCGACTCGCTGCTCGACGAAGAGGGCTACTCGGCCGTGTTCATCGGCTCGGGAGCCGGACTGCCCCGGTTCATGGGCATTCCGGGCGAGAATCTGAACGGCGTGGTGTCGGCCAATGAGTTCCTGACCCGCGCCAATCTGATGAAGGCTTACGACGACACCTACGATACGCCGATTTATGTCGGTCGTCGCGTTGTCGTGGTCGGCGGCGGCAATGTGGCGATGGATGCCGTGCGGACGGCCGCCCGTCTGGGTGCCGAAGCGCATATCGTCTACCGCCGCAGCGAGGCCGAGCTCCCGGCCCGGGCCGAGGAGGTGCACCACGCCAAACAGGAAGGCATCGAGTTCCGGATGCTGACCAATCCGGTCGAAGTGTTAGGCGACGAGAAAGGTTGGGTCCGGGGCCTGCGCTGCGTACGTATGGAACTCGGTGAGCCCGACGCGTCGGGACGCCGCTCGCCCGTCGCGGTCGAGGGGTCGGAGTTCGAGATCGGGTGCGACGTCGTGATCATGGCGCTCGGCACGTCGCCCAATCCGCTGATCGCCTCGACGACGCGCGGTCTGGAGACCAACCGCCGGGGCTGTCTGGTGGCCGACGAGGAGCACGGGCAGACCTCCCGCGAGGGTATCTTCGCCGGAGGAGACGCGGTGACCGGTGCGGCCACGGTGATTCTCGCCATGGGAGCCGGACGCCGTGCGGCCCGTGCGATCGACGAATATGTCCGCGCCAAGTCCGGAATGAATTAG
- the bioB gene encoding biotin synthase BioB, with amino-acid sequence MDRIDRIESDMANGLKPGYEQVSEWMETLGDERLYELARRIRMRRDGRRIDMCSIMNARSGRCSEDCKWCAQSRFHKTDIEVYPLVGEQEALREAAHNAAKGVGRFSLVTSGKALSDGETDRVCGIYRRIGSEVDISLCASLGLLSKEQLVRLRQSGVRRYHCNLETAPSYFGELCTTHTQQQKLQTIAWAREAGLEICCGGIIGMGESERQRIEFALAIRDTGAVSVPMNVLNPIPGTRLEKALPLSDRDVLRAAALMQIVNPDASVRLAGGRSRIKHLEPELFRCGVSASIVGDLLTTSGSDIDTDKAMFKKWGFGI; translated from the coding sequence ATGGATAGGATCGACCGGATCGAAAGCGATATGGCGAACGGCCTGAAGCCGGGCTACGAGCAGGTGTCGGAGTGGATGGAGACGCTCGGGGACGAACGGCTGTACGAGTTGGCGCGCCGGATCAGGATGCGCCGGGACGGACGCCGGATCGACATGTGCTCGATCATGAACGCCCGCAGCGGCCGTTGCAGCGAGGACTGCAAGTGGTGCGCGCAGTCGAGGTTCCACAAGACCGACATAGAGGTCTATCCGCTGGTGGGCGAACAGGAGGCCCTGCGCGAGGCGGCTCACAATGCGGCCAAAGGGGTGGGGCGCTTCTCGCTGGTGACCAGCGGAAAGGCCCTGAGCGACGGAGAGACCGACCGCGTCTGCGGCATTTACCGCCGGATCGGCTCCGAGGTGGACATTTCGCTGTGCGCTTCGCTCGGGCTGTTGTCGAAAGAGCAGCTCGTCCGGCTGCGGCAGAGCGGCGTCAGGCGCTATCATTGCAATTTGGAGACGGCCCCTTCGTATTTCGGAGAGCTTTGCACGACGCATACGCAGCAGCAGAAACTGCAGACGATCGCATGGGCCCGCGAGGCGGGGCTGGAAATCTGCTGCGGGGGTATCATCGGCATGGGCGAGAGCGAGCGGCAGCGCATCGAGTTCGCGTTGGCGATCCGCGACACGGGAGCCGTGTCCGTGCCGATGAACGTGCTCAATCCGATTCCCGGCACGAGGCTTGAAAAGGCATTGCCGCTGTCGGACCGCGACGTGCTGCGTGCCGCCGCGCTGATGCAGATCGTCAATCCGGACGCCTCGGTCCGGCTGGCCGGAGGCCGGAGCCGGATCAAGCATCTGGAGCCCGAGCTGTTCCGCTGCGGCGTCAGCGCCTCGATCGTCGGCGACCTGCTGACGACTTCCGGATCGGATATCGATACGGACAAGGCGATGTTCAAAAAGTGGGGGTTCGGCATATGA
- a CDS encoding sugar phosphate isomerase/epimerase family protein codes for MENKYSIILGNLGNTCDRFCKSYKTNPSSERMLELAAENMPYIGGVELVGTWDIRPDNAKEMKKRLDGYGLECASIIPDTFGDSDYGKGSVSSTDPAVRRKALDYLRSMCEVALQVDCRIVNLWMAQDGYDYLLTADYDREREWMTEAIRALASEFPSLKIALEYKPKEPRNFSYHARMADTILAAQETGCRNVGVTIDTGHGFVGGENVAESIVLAKRAGDRLFHMHFNDNHGCWDDDMIVSSVHMTTYIEMMFWLRKTGYDGWLSMDQYPYREDAIGAISESLHWIKKYETIVDERYDEIERLIGLNDAVETSRFLRSLLK; via the coding sequence ATGGAAAACAAGTATTCGATCATTCTGGGCAATCTGGGCAACACCTGCGACCGTTTCTGTAAAAGCTACAAGACGAATCCTTCGTCCGAGCGGATGCTCGAACTGGCTGCCGAGAACATGCCCTATATCGGCGGCGTCGAGCTCGTCGGTACGTGGGACATCCGTCCCGACAATGCGAAGGAGATGAAAAAGCGCCTCGACGGCTACGGTCTGGAGTGCGCGTCGATCATCCCCGATACGTTCGGCGACAGCGATTACGGCAAAGGCTCCGTCTCGAGCACCGATCCGGCCGTGCGGCGCAAGGCGCTCGACTATCTGAGAAGCATGTGCGAAGTGGCGTTGCAGGTCGACTGCCGGATCGTCAATCTGTGGATGGCTCAGGACGGCTACGACTATCTGCTGACGGCCGATTACGACCGCGAGCGGGAGTGGATGACCGAGGCGATCCGGGCGCTGGCTTCCGAGTTCCCGTCGCTGAAGATCGCGTTGGAGTACAAGCCCAAGGAACCGCGCAACTTCTCGTACCATGCGCGCATGGCCGATACGATTCTGGCTGCTCAGGAAACCGGCTGCCGGAACGTGGGCGTGACGATCGACACGGGGCACGGCTTCGTCGGCGGCGAGAACGTGGCCGAATCCATCGTGCTGGCCAAACGGGCGGGCGACAGGCTGTTCCATATGCACTTCAACGACAATCACGGCTGCTGGGACGACGACATGATCGTCAGCAGCGTGCATATGACCACCTATATCGAAATGATGTTCTGGCTTCGCAAGACCGGTTACGACGGCTGGCTGTCGATGGACCAGTATCCCTACCGCGAGGATGCGATCGGCGCTATTTCCGAAAGTCTGCACTGGATCAAGAAATACGAGACGATCGTCGACGAGCGCTACGACGAAATCGAACGCCTGATCGGGTTGAACGACGCGGTCGAGACGTCGCGTTTCCTGCGCTCGTTGCTGAAATAG
- a CDS encoding hemolysin family protein — protein sequence MEVFIIIGLILLNGILSMSEIAMVSARKPRLEADAKRGSRAAKTALKLSGNPDVFLSTIQIGITLIGILTGIYSGDMLAQSFGKVLARIPALEAHSVAIAQVIIVVTVTYLTLILGELVPKRIGMSSSERVAKIVARPMSLLSKIALPFVWLLSKSTAGMLRILGINTVDGNRVTEEEIKAIIQEGAAEGEIEEVEQDIVERVFNLSDRNVGSIMTHRSDMVWLDTNATCDQVEDIVKNNLFNTYPVADGNLDSIVGVVHLKDLFGRLDEPGFTLSQVMRPAQYIPENLSVYNALDLMRRTGGRYGLVTDEFGSIEGIVTLKDIIKALLGSMPEAGEEQEIVTREDGSLLIDGQLSFYDFLAHFDMEDLYNDYNYNTLSGLILEKLEHIPHTGEKLSWRNFDFEIVDMDGARIDKVLVTLKRLEEADV from the coding sequence ATGGAAGTTTTCATCATCATCGGGCTGATTCTGCTCAACGGAATCCTGTCGATGTCGGAAATCGCGATGGTCTCGGCCCGCAAGCCGAGGCTCGAAGCCGACGCCAAGCGCGGAAGCCGGGCCGCCAAGACCGCGCTGAAACTCTCGGGCAATCCGGACGTTTTTCTCTCCACGATTCAGATCGGAATCACGCTGATCGGTATCCTGACGGGTATCTACTCGGGCGACATGCTGGCCCAGAGCTTCGGGAAAGTGCTCGCGCGAATTCCAGCGCTCGAGGCGCATTCGGTGGCGATCGCTCAGGTAATCATCGTAGTCACGGTCACTTATCTGACGCTGATTCTGGGCGAGCTGGTTCCCAAGCGAATCGGCATGAGCTCCTCGGAACGCGTAGCCAAGATCGTGGCGCGGCCGATGAGCCTGCTGTCGAAGATCGCGCTGCCGTTCGTCTGGCTGCTGTCGAAAAGCACGGCCGGCATGCTTCGCATACTGGGTATCAATACGGTCGACGGAAACAGGGTAACCGAGGAAGAGATCAAGGCGATCATTCAGGAAGGCGCCGCCGAAGGCGAGATCGAAGAGGTCGAGCAGGACATCGTCGAGCGCGTGTTCAACCTGAGCGACCGCAACGTCGGATCGATCATGACCCACCGCAGCGACATGGTATGGCTCGACACGAACGCCACCTGCGACCAGGTCGAGGATATCGTCAAGAATAATCTGTTCAACACCTACCCCGTAGCCGACGGCAACCTCGACTCGATCGTCGGAGTAGTCCACCTCAAGGACCTGTTCGGCCGGCTCGACGAACCCGGATTCACGCTGTCGCAGGTGATGCGCCCCGCGCAGTACATACCCGAGAACCTGAGCGTGTACAACGCGCTCGACCTGATGCGCCGCACCGGCGGCCGGTACGGCCTGGTGACCGACGAGTTCGGCAGCATCGAAGGTATCGTCACGCTCAAGGACATCATCAAGGCACTGCTCGGCTCGATGCCCGAAGCGGGCGAGGAACAGGAAATCGTCACGCGCGAGGACGGCAGCCTGCTGATCGACGGCCAGCTCTCGTTCTACGATTTTCTGGCCCATTTCGACATGGAGGACCTCTACAACGACTACAACTACAACACGCTCAGCGGTCTGATCCTCGAAAAGCTGGAACATATCCCCCATACGGGAGAGAAATTGTCGTGGCGCAACTTCGACTTCGAGATCGTCGACATGGACGGAGCGCGGATCGACAAGGTGCTCGTCACGCTGAAACGGCTCGAGGAGGCCGACGTTTAA
- a CDS encoding DUF1573 domain-containing protein, which yields MGRIWTIGMILCGMLCSEASAQNSPLKFAQQSWDFGRIKEDGGKVSHAFEFVNASSAPAVIEQVTVSCGCTKPEYSRAPVKPSEKGTLVISYDPEGRPGAFRRDIVVQSGGATGKTVLTITGEVLPAEKSFGEMYPVRAGDLMLAWRNVNLGYVPRGGVKSTAIEYYNPTRQPLTLSPVYRDRKPYFDIALSKQRLAPGEKGVMTLSYDLRDNDVWGMLKDSFSLIVNDIPVDVLFSASGVACEDFSGMTPDEKERAPKAVFSSQYHGFGTMKAGGEPKREFTITNQGKEPLRIRDMKLGDRMSTTLDPDRAIAPGETVSFVAMLSTKNAPAGRLMDHIVLILNDPSRPLREIRLAATIVP from the coding sequence ATGGGAAGGATATGGACGATCGGAATGATTCTGTGCGGCATGCTTTGTTCGGAAGCGAGCGCTCAGAACTCTCCGCTGAAATTCGCGCAGCAGTCGTGGGATTTCGGTCGGATCAAGGAAGACGGGGGGAAGGTCTCCCATGCCTTCGAGTTCGTCAACGCGTCGTCCGCTCCGGCCGTGATCGAGCAGGTGACCGTGTCGTGCGGTTGCACGAAGCCCGAATACAGCCGCGCGCCGGTCAAGCCTTCGGAGAAAGGGACGCTCGTGATCAGCTACGATCCCGAGGGGCGGCCCGGGGCATTCCGCCGCGATATCGTCGTGCAGAGCGGGGGCGCGACGGGCAAGACCGTGCTGACGATTACCGGCGAGGTTTTGCCCGCCGAGAAAAGCTTCGGCGAGATGTATCCGGTACGCGCGGGCGACCTGATGCTTGCGTGGCGGAACGTGAATTTGGGGTATGTGCCCCGGGGGGGCGTCAAATCGACGGCGATCGAGTATTACAACCCGACGCGGCAGCCGCTGACGCTCTCGCCCGTGTACCGCGACCGGAAGCCTTATTTCGATATCGCTCTGTCGAAACAGCGGCTCGCTCCGGGCGAAAAGGGCGTGATGACGCTGAGCTATGATCTGCGCGACAACGACGTGTGGGGCATGCTCAAGGACAGCTTTTCGCTGATCGTGAACGACATTCCGGTCGATGTGCTGTTCAGCGCCTCGGGCGTTGCCTGCGAGGATTTTTCGGGGATGACGCCCGATGAGAAGGAGCGGGCTCCGAAAGCGGTCTTTTCGTCGCAGTATCACGGTTTCGGGACGATGAAGGCCGGCGGCGAGCCGAAACGGGAGTTCACGATAACCAACCAAGGGAAAGAGCCGCTGCGTATCCGCGACATGAAGCTGGGGGACCGGATGTCGACGACGCTCGATCCGGACCGGGCGATCGCTCCGGGCGAGACGGTGTCGTTCGTCGCGATGCTCTCTACCAAGAATGCGCCCGCCGGACGGTTGATGGATCATATCGTTCTGATACTGAACGATCCGTCCCGTCCGTTGCGCGAAATACGGCTTGCGGCTACGATCGTGCCTTAG
- the mtnA gene encoding S-methyl-5-thioribose-1-phosphate isomerase: protein MTNEFFPDLRTVRLDEPGGAVVILDQTRLPGEETYVELRTPEQIWEAIRELKVRGAPAIGVTAAYGIYVCCRRAGGSCFDDLCETFDRTAAYLASSRPTAVNLSAALERMRNCLLAHRDEPAAGIWDRLRDEAEAIRREDATACRQIGEYGLSLLEPGAGILTHCNAGHLATSEYGTALAPLYLGQERGYGFRVYADETRPLLQGARLTSYELMRAGIDVTLICDNMASLVMSEGRVQAVLVGCDRIAANGDAANKIGTSGVAVLARHYGIPFYVLGPTSTIDADCPTGASIPIEQRDPAEVTEAHYAQRMAPRNVKVYNPAFDVTPCDLITAIVTERGIARPPFDDALRAWSLPGRAGR, encoded by the coding sequence ATGACGAACGAATTTTTCCCCGATCTGCGGACGGTGCGGCTCGACGAGCCGGGCGGAGCCGTCGTTATTCTGGACCAGACCCGGCTGCCCGGGGAGGAGACTTATGTGGAGCTGCGGACCCCGGAGCAGATATGGGAAGCCATCCGCGAGCTGAAGGTGCGGGGCGCGCCGGCTATCGGCGTGACGGCCGCCTACGGCATTTACGTGTGTTGTCGGCGGGCCGGCGGTTCTTGTTTCGACGACCTTTGCGAGACATTCGACCGGACAGCCGCCTATCTTGCCTCTTCGCGGCCGACGGCGGTCAACCTGTCGGCCGCGCTGGAGCGCATGAGAAATTGCCTGTTGGCGCACCGCGACGAACCGGCGGCCGGAATATGGGACCGCTTGCGCGACGAGGCCGAGGCGATTCGGCGAGAGGATGCCACTGCCTGTCGGCAGATCGGCGAGTACGGCCTGTCGCTGCTCGAGCCCGGAGCGGGGATTCTGACGCATTGCAACGCCGGACATCTGGCGACGTCGGAGTACGGGACCGCGCTGGCTCCCCTCTATCTGGGGCAGGAGCGGGGCTACGGCTTTCGGGTCTATGCCGATGAGACGCGTCCTCTGCTGCAAGGAGCCCGGCTGACGTCCTACGAGCTGATGAGGGCCGGGATCGACGTGACGCTGATCTGCGACAACATGGCTTCGCTCGTGATGAGCGAGGGCCGGGTGCAGGCCGTGCTGGTCGGCTGCGACCGTATCGCAGCGAACGGCGACGCGGCCAACAAGATCGGCACGTCGGGCGTCGCCGTGCTGGCCCGCCATTACGGCATCCCGTTCTATGTGCTCGGGCCGACGTCGACGATCGATGCGGACTGTCCGACCGGCGCCTCCATCCCGATCGAGCAGCGCGATCCGGCCGAAGTGACCGAGGCCCATTATGCGCAGCGCATGGCGCCCCGTAACGTCAAAGTATACAATCCGGCTTTCGACGTGACGCCTTGCGATCTGATTACCGCCATAGTGACCGAGCGCGGCATCGCCCGGCCGCCTTTCGACGATGCGCTGCGCGCATGGAGCCTTCCGGGCAGGGCAGGGCGATAA
- a CDS encoding sulfide/dihydroorotate dehydrogenase-like FAD/NAD-binding protein, giving the protein MYKIVKKELLAPNIYLMNIEAPRVARSARPGQFVIVRLDEHGERVPLTISDYDAEQGWVTIVTQTVGYSTSKLCAMSEGDSLADFAGPLGCPSEFVHEEPEALRRRRILFVAGGVGTAPVYPQVKWLSERGVKADVIIGAKNKDTLILTDKMRAVAGEVFIATDDGSAGFHGMVTDLMRDLIDRQGKRYDEVIAIGPMIMMKFVARTTKEYGIRTIVSLNTLMVDGTGMCGACRVTVGGRTRFTCVEGPEFDGHEVDFDEAMRRQGMYKTIESRKARMAQERAEGHACRIGLDR; this is encoded by the coding sequence ATGTACAAGATTGTCAAGAAAGAACTGCTGGCGCCCAACATCTACCTGATGAACATCGAGGCTCCGCGCGTGGCCCGCTCGGCCCGGCCGGGACAGTTCGTCATCGTCCGGCTGGACGAGCACGGAGAACGCGTTCCGCTGACTATTTCCGATTACGATGCCGAGCAGGGGTGGGTGACGATCGTCACGCAGACGGTCGGCTATTCCACCTCGAAGCTGTGCGCGATGAGCGAGGGCGACTCGCTGGCCGATTTCGCCGGTCCGCTGGGCTGCCCTTCCGAGTTCGTGCACGAGGAGCCCGAGGCGTTGCGCCGCCGCAGGATCCTTTTCGTGGCCGGCGGCGTCGGGACCGCTCCGGTCTATCCGCAGGTCAAGTGGCTGTCGGAGCGCGGCGTGAAGGCCGACGTCATCATCGGGGCGAAGAACAAGGATACGCTGATCCTTACCGATAAGATGCGCGCCGTGGCGGGCGAGGTATTCATCGCTACGGACGACGGCAGCGCCGGATTTCACGGTATGGTGACCGATCTGATGCGCGATTTGATCGACCGGCAGGGCAAGCGTTACGACGAAGTGATCGCGATCGGCCCGATGATCATGATGAAGTTCGTCGCCCGGACGACGAAGGAGTACGGCATCCGGACGATCGTCAGCCTCAATACGCTGATGGTCGACGGAACGGGCATGTGCGGAGCCTGCCGCGTGACGGTCGGCGGCCGCACGCGCTTTACGTGCGTCGAGGGCCCCGAGTTCGACGGTCATGAGGTCGATTTCGACGAGGCCATGCGCCGTCAGGGCATGTACAAGACGATCGAGAGCCGCAAGGCCCGTATGGCGCAGGAGCGGGCCGAGGGCCACGCCTGCCGCATCGGACTCGATCGATGA